The genomic interval CCGTGGGACCGTCGGGGTACGACGGTTTTGGGCTGGTCGGACCCGGGAATGCGGAGGCGCATCTGCGCCAGCTGGAGCGGCTGTTCGTAGGCATCTGATAGCGCGCGATCTCGCGCCGACGGAGGGAGCGTGCTCGACGCCGAGCACGCTCTTTTTTTGCGTGATGACGGGTCGAGCGGAAGATGTCTGATCGGCATCGTTATTTTTCAGTTATTTTTTCATTCGTGCTTGTAGAGTGCGCCCAAGAGGTTTGAGCGACGCAGAACATCGGAAGGAATTCTGAGGGTATGCTTGCGTCACTTGTGAACAGAGCTGCGTGCTCCGCGCCCCCCGCGCCGCGCGCGCGCGAGGCGGAACCAAACGTGGGCGCTGATGTGCCCGACTATACCGGGCCCAAGGATGGGCTGTCGCACCCGCGGCACACCTGGTTGATGCGCCCCCTGAACAGGGCAGTCATCGCGGGGCGCTTCCGTCTCGTCGTCGAGGGGCGTGAGAACCTCCCGACGAGCGGTCCGAACGTGTACTGCCCGACCCACCCCAGCATGTTCGATCCGCCGCTCGTCCCCGCGGCGGTGAACACGAAGGACATGCGGTTCATGGCCAACAAGTTCGTGTTCGACGGCCTTCGTGGGCGTCTCATGACCTGGGGTGGCGCCTTTCCCGTCGATCGCGAGAAACCGAGCCTGCTGACCTGTCGTCACAGCCTCGAGGTGCTGCGTCAGGGGGCCGACCTCTGCGTGTTCCCGGAAGGCTCGCTGCCGGATGAGCACAAGGAAGGGCGCATCGGCGCCATCAAGAAGGGGCCCGCGGCCTTCGCGCTTCGATCAGGCGTGGCGTCCATCGTGCCCCTCGCCATCCACTATCGTCCAGACAATCTTCCCCGATATGGGGAGAAGTCGGTCGGGGCCCTCGCCGCAGCTGCGGTCACCGCCGCCGGCCTGACGGCGGCTGTGGTGGGTGGTCCGACCGTGCAGGCCGTGGCCAGCGCGGTGACCACGGCGATGACGAGTGCGTTCGTTGCGGGCCGCGTGGCGCACCGAGCGACGTCAGAGCCCGAGTGGAACAACCGTCGCCACGCTGTTCACGGCACGGGCGTGGGCAAGTCGCGACGTGGCTCACGTGAAGATCGCCCCGCCCATCGCCCTCGATCCCTATCGAGACCACACCTCCGACGTCGGGGCGGGCAAGGGCGCCCGCCGCAAGGAAGCGGTTCGTTCGCTCACCGTTGCGCTGCACCGCGCGATGGGGCAGGCCAAGTCGGAGCTGACCGGCGTCGCCTACGACGACCAGGCCGAGAAGTTCCGCGGTACCATCGTCGAATCGCTGCGCCCGCCCACGTCGT from Pseudomonadota bacterium carries:
- a CDS encoding 1-acyl-sn-glycerol-3-phosphate acyltransferase — protein: MLASLVNRAACSAPPAPRAREAEPNVGADVPDYTGPKDGLSHPRHTWLMRPLNRAVIAGRFRLVVEGRENLPTSGPNVYCPTHPSMFDPPLVPAAVNTKDMRFMANKFVFDGLRGRLMTWGGAFPVDREKPSLLTCRHSLEVLRQGADLCVFPEGSLPDEHKEGRIGAIKKGPAAFALRSGVASIVPLAIHYRPDNLPRYGEKSVGALAAAAVTAAGLTAAVVGGPTVQAVASAVTTAMTSAFVAGRVAHRATSEPEWNNRRHAVHGTGVGKSRRGSREDRPAHRPRSLSRPHLRRRGGQGRPPQGSGSFAHRCAAPRDGAGQVGADRRRLRRPGREVPRYHRRIAAPAHVVDLTRDLPHHLAMCSSFKRSMKEGVPSCRPSFPPLSDAPLSRARRR